From a single Gemmatimonadota bacterium genomic region:
- a CDS encoding serine hydrolase, which produces MRLVTLAFSLLILLATAATPSVAQESHLGVLREKLQSTLQDIVDGYEGVAGVEVLDLTSGDRFSVRSDWVFPQASAIKVTILLELFRRAEQEPGLLERRVEMTDAVRTGGSGVLYLLTDGGSALSLEDYAIYMIVYSDNTATNVLIDALGMDAINALSQRLGAMDTRLQRKMIRPEESARGNENLSTPRDAVRIMERIATCDLPMSAGSCARVRDILEIPKDGPVRTPVPSDIPIAFKPGGITGVATVWALIDVPDRPYALSVMSNYGGNGGAVIEAVSAAAFDYFSRLSGITDYGTRVPLEVKRRVGGAR; this is translated from the coding sequence ATGCGACTCGTGACCCTGGCATTCTCGCTCCTGATTCTCCTCGCCACCGCGGCGACGCCCTCCGTCGCCCAGGAATCCCACCTGGGCGTCCTGCGCGAGAAGCTACAGAGCACCCTGCAGGACATCGTCGACGGCTACGAGGGCGTGGCGGGTGTGGAGGTTCTCGATCTGACCAGCGGTGACCGCTTCAGTGTCCGCTCCGATTGGGTCTTTCCGCAGGCCAGCGCCATCAAGGTGACCATCCTGCTGGAGCTGTTCCGGCGTGCAGAGCAGGAACCTGGCCTGCTCGAACGGCGGGTGGAGATGACCGACGCGGTGCGCACGGGTGGGAGCGGCGTGCTGTACCTGCTCACGGACGGGGGCTCGGCCCTCTCCCTGGAGGACTATGCGATCTACATGATCGTCTACTCTGACAACACAGCCACCAACGTGCTCATCGACGCGCTGGGGATGGACGCCATCAATGCCCTCTCGCAGCGACTGGGGGCGATGGACACGCGACTGCAACGCAAGATGATCCGACCCGAGGAGTCCGCGCGCGGGAACGAGAACCTGTCCACGCCGCGGGACGCGGTTCGCATCATGGAGCGCATCGCCACCTGCGACCTGCCGATGAGCGCCGGCTCGTGCGCCCGCGTGCGCGACATCCTCGAGATCCCGAAGGACGGACCGGTGCGCACGCCCGTACCCTCCGATATCCCCATTGCCTTCAAGCCGGGCGGCATCACGGGCGTGGCCACGGTGTGGGCGCTGATCGATGTGCCGGACCGCCCCTATGCGCTCTCCGTCATGTCCAACTACGGCGGCAACGGCGGGGCGGTCATCGAGGCGGTCTCCGCGGCGGCGTTCGACTACTTCAGCCGTCTGAGCGGGATCACGGACTACGGCACACGCGTGCCCCTGGAGGTCAAGCGACGCGTGGGTGGAGCGCGCTAG
- a CDS encoding LuxR C-terminal-related transcriptional regulator, giving the protein MPASEPVAPPRIQLILAAAFLVIMVGGVIDLILDQPDTLLSAHVLFEVLMVVVSLGAASYLARGWFQSSREVSALEGALERHRAERDVWREKAARALSGLGEAIGGEFDRWGLTPAERETALMLLKGHSHKRIAKVTARSERTVRQHAVAVYRKSGLGGRAELAAFFLEDLGVPGVEDLRDTTA; this is encoded by the coding sequence ATGCCTGCATCCGAGCCGGTGGCGCCGCCGCGCATCCAATTGATCCTGGCGGCCGCGTTCCTCGTCATCATGGTGGGGGGCGTCATCGACCTGATCCTGGATCAACCGGACACCTTGCTCAGCGCCCACGTGCTGTTCGAGGTGCTCATGGTCGTTGTGAGCCTCGGCGCGGCCAGCTATCTGGCGAGGGGCTGGTTCCAGTCCTCACGGGAGGTGAGCGCCTTGGAAGGGGCGCTCGAGCGACACCGCGCGGAGCGGGACGTCTGGCGCGAAAAGGCCGCGCGTGCGCTCAGTGGGCTGGGGGAGGCCATCGGCGGCGAGTTCGATCGCTGGGGCCTCACCCCGGCCGAGCGGGAAACTGCGCTCATGCTCCTCAAGGGGCACAGCCACAAACGTATTGCCAAGGTCACTGCCCGCAGCGAACGCACGGTGCGACAGCACGCGGTGGCGGTCTACCGCAAGTCCGGGCTCGGTGGGCGTGCGGAGTTGGCAGCCTTCTTCCTGGAAGACCTCGGGGTCCCTGGGGTCGAGGACTTGAGGGACACGACCGCCTGA
- a CDS encoding carboxypeptidase-like regulatory domain-containing protein — protein MRGRRGRTVLWLLALASAGSTEGAAQVTATLTGVNVPATPGTWPQASSFTLVTLNTAGVDLTATFVGRLMFRGQQVGSVPSDLDFILPGTTTHTHATLARWNELALTGAVAAAVAATGRLPAGPYEFCMDLTWTIPGGGPRTFSTQACTTFVVQGPQVSASLTAAGVPPQVSEWATRPGLFTLITSSNAGSALPVNVSGRLRKDGAQVGVVPSDIQQLPAGTATFTSQQVARWGDLSLTGAVAAAVAATGRLPGGGYELCLDIASADSPAAFANVTSCASFVIQVASVQATLAVANVPAAPAAWATTPSAFTLVTTSNVGAAVSVGVGVRLRKDGQDVGVAPSDITSLPDGVRTFQSGEVGRWSDLSLSGPVAAQVTATGRLPIGSYELCVDVASTTSVPVFAPVTACAAFQVQLSGSVTATLAAPVAVQNPNDWSQLPSSLQLIVTNSTGGDVDAQLELRLSRDGTPVGSVPGSISVLPATAATTWTAPQIAAWQEMALSADVAGVLSATGRLPDGSYRLCAAFSSLSVFGAALPDIETCAAWTLSFPAPPRLIAPADQTVLTMRFPVLQWTPVVGQGATGVGYQVRVVEVLEGQSAVQALAANPPLVEQVMMGVTALLYPVAAQPLEDGKRYAWRVQAVRNGQPFGLNSGLSEVFGFEFETPAVTLRASGPATGGSQPDPGHPSQVSKFYNASLRGHLDYTFEPGDLPAPTRIQVSAPAALPKKYGLGQAPPPSEVPASSAPILAELANQLARNERHPLAGVPVRLRVRYRTATRYVATGEVSVGAVRYDDADAIVASGVTNTNGDFFFLFHDDDPTGVLAEGKTVQFGYGDLASFETNATLVRYYTLEVGDPHYLNPSDELVLDADRTGDAGTLVSLVRSYQTTVKLIRLGSNGPPSDLRVQLLRERRPTAVPAEEGVGPTPRPSWTPSGVLVQSGSRASYAVLGEASSANRGEVTFTRLVRNVGPNDHYYVRVWSDPSMPYAYRPILQRYARSWPLVIGSSKAYDDAYFNEQYRLLSDTLTLVTIPEAPSYVGTILRAGTTTPVGKAAVFLRQNGQHVQARFLAASDSGRFVFKDLRPGSGYAVGVYAAGFQADTFPVPAIADGQRVEHTHLMKPDGLVRGRVADETGQPTFARVRVDDGVEVQTHALFGAASGDTQALYVPGLIQGPGGSPSARQIEAVETALATLPASAARRGFPPQPAAQLLVAELPVVSGWEFELPASSGQRRLIVDAGPKYFVDTLAITVPAGASDLGVVTVKRRLHRLRVRVLDAAASTLNRACAGTPVVGARLTLEVAGAPSTTSDPEGWAEFAWEAPGNDVGVRIEGPDGGDWLYQVPQYSVPAAREFAERCAYLKRGARIEGTVWADSAESAPVPGARVFVVGSGPSFDVLQDTTDASGRFQIRGVPSGGVLVRAGKAGSQLIGDSVVVATESGKAAAADFHLTAYAGIDLSTLLGFPLEVHTLVPASNGVRISGALLASGSDPVFASEDAHIALPFDSVLVRSSAAGGSTPVAGRVLLSRAALDLRLYGDADFLARQARAGGLLVRDRGDGVGALEGAVELLPTSFSAVSDAELRFVDAQGQPVPVHLLRGDATGAQAATLQTLTAGGQGAGGEAEFRVGRSDGGALPLRLFGFTADTDPTASSLRNDGARLTTTVHTQIPGAGDLALRLPSLRVVPGPGNGVVYPLTGEQTVEMALQGWRLQADAWSVSSGKLLLAKGAVVAPLVPGQASSVTTFPFLGMGVTPTTLQGGTFGRGPVLLSGIVPLGFAENLSFGRESVQGPWTLLGEGGVVAGLPGFGAEGKLTLNASVFRSSGTHSLSLDSDQTVRLFETADYTVGAMGFNEASVGFAGGLDLKVPALSAAGADVYYTLEQGEPVFHLTPVDFEPADVSGAKLRLTKGTLAPDGFRAEAQVYVPGKFSVKSEFLRAPRSGSDRIEATPAADATFDVGEIRARDLGGGARVENGAWVVDWTGTLALGTELEGDLSVSVQGGNVLAGTGGFGVRGVSTPLGDVQLFINFEEQRYEGSLEFSGAIATGLSAQGTAELQFSGRPGARYWYVFSGANFTLNSPHVEGTAAFITGDVVLPPALLQKASAYLTKPIPSSFHDIDGFYLNGRVTVPVPICPSGSFDIGVAKVAVWCDVWGDLRLGMNWQNATTLFVGSATGADVGVSAKFGLGLCVSVWGQALYELGAQGSYRSDGAWYVQGGTSLDLRGGASYGVGVDDFCLDKSKSFTIGLGADAQLGYNWDTDTGSYFRIYYR, from the coding sequence GTGCGTGGTCGTCGCGGTCGTACGGTGCTTTGGCTGCTCGCCCTGGCCAGCGCGGGGAGCACGGAGGGGGCCGCCCAGGTCACCGCCACGCTGACGGGCGTCAACGTCCCGGCCACGCCCGGGACCTGGCCGCAAGCGAGCTCCTTCACGCTGGTCACCCTCAACACGGCCGGCGTCGACCTGACCGCCACGTTCGTGGGGCGGCTGATGTTCCGGGGACAGCAGGTGGGGTCCGTGCCCAGCGACCTGGACTTCATCCTGCCCGGTACGACCACGCACACTCATGCCACCCTGGCTCGTTGGAACGAGCTCGCCCTCACGGGTGCCGTTGCTGCGGCCGTGGCTGCCACGGGTCGCCTGCCCGCCGGCCCCTACGAATTCTGCATGGACCTGACCTGGACGATCCCGGGCGGTGGTCCCCGCACCTTCTCGACGCAGGCCTGCACGACGTTCGTGGTGCAGGGCCCTCAGGTCAGCGCTTCGTTGACGGCCGCGGGCGTGCCGCCGCAGGTATCGGAGTGGGCTACGCGTCCGGGGTTGTTCACGCTGATCACGTCCAGCAACGCCGGCTCGGCGTTGCCGGTCAACGTGTCCGGCCGCTTGCGCAAAGACGGGGCCCAGGTGGGCGTGGTCCCCAGCGACATCCAGCAGCTTCCCGCCGGCACTGCCACCTTCACCAGCCAACAGGTTGCGCGCTGGGGTGACCTGTCGCTGACCGGAGCGGTCGCGGCGGCGGTGGCAGCGACCGGGCGGCTGCCCGGCGGCGGGTACGAGCTCTGCCTGGACATCGCCAGCGCGGACTCCCCTGCCGCGTTCGCGAACGTCACCTCGTGCGCATCCTTCGTCATCCAGGTCGCCTCCGTGCAGGCTACGCTGGCGGTGGCCAACGTGCCGGCGGCGCCGGCCGCGTGGGCCACCACGCCGTCGGCGTTCACACTCGTGACCACCAGCAACGTCGGGGCCGCGGTCTCCGTGGGCGTGGGCGTGCGCCTGCGCAAGGACGGGCAGGACGTCGGCGTGGCGCCGAGCGACATAACGTCGCTTCCCGATGGAGTGCGCACCTTCCAGAGCGGCGAAGTGGGGCGCTGGAGCGATCTGTCTCTCTCCGGTCCCGTCGCCGCGCAGGTGACCGCGACCGGCCGCCTGCCGATCGGCAGCTACGAGCTGTGCGTGGACGTCGCCAGCACGACCTCCGTGCCGGTCTTCGCGCCAGTCACAGCCTGCGCGGCCTTCCAGGTCCAACTGAGCGGGTCCGTTACCGCGACCCTGGCGGCCCCCGTCGCCGTGCAGAACCCGAACGATTGGAGCCAGCTGCCCAGCTCGCTCCAGCTGATCGTCACCAATTCGACGGGGGGCGACGTGGACGCGCAGCTCGAGCTGCGCCTCAGCCGTGACGGCACCCCGGTGGGCAGTGTCCCCGGATCGATCAGCGTGCTGCCCGCCACAGCGGCCACCACCTGGACCGCGCCGCAGATCGCGGCCTGGCAGGAGATGGCCCTCTCCGCGGACGTGGCGGGTGTGCTCTCCGCGACCGGCCGTCTCCCGGACGGGAGCTACCGGCTCTGCGCTGCGTTCTCGTCGCTGTCGGTCTTCGGTGCGGCCTTGCCGGACATCGAGACCTGTGCGGCCTGGACCCTCTCGTTCCCCGCGCCACCGCGCCTGATCGCACCGGCGGACCAAACCGTCCTCACCATGCGGTTCCCCGTGCTGCAGTGGACGCCGGTGGTGGGGCAGGGCGCCACCGGAGTGGGCTATCAGGTGCGCGTGGTCGAGGTGCTCGAGGGGCAGAGCGCTGTGCAGGCTCTGGCCGCCAATCCGCCGCTGGTGGAGCAGGTCATGATGGGAGTCACCGCCCTGCTCTATCCTGTGGCGGCGCAGCCGCTGGAAGACGGCAAGCGCTACGCGTGGCGCGTACAGGCCGTGCGCAACGGACAGCCCTTCGGACTGAACAGCGGTCTGAGCGAGGTCTTCGGATTCGAGTTCGAGACCCCCGCAGTGACGCTCCGTGCCAGCGGCCCCGCCACCGGCGGCTCCCAACCCGACCCCGGACATCCGTCGCAGGTGTCCAAGTTCTACAACGCCTCCCTGCGCGGGCACCTCGACTACACCTTCGAGCCCGGTGATCTGCCGGCGCCCACGCGCATCCAGGTCAGTGCACCTGCGGCGCTGCCCAAGAAGTACGGACTCGGCCAGGCGCCACCCCCGTCCGAGGTGCCGGCGTCGAGCGCGCCCATCCTGGCCGAGCTGGCCAATCAGTTGGCACGCAACGAGCGGCATCCGCTCGCCGGTGTCCCCGTTCGACTGCGCGTGCGCTACCGCACCGCCACCCGCTATGTGGCCACCGGAGAGGTGTCGGTCGGAGCGGTGCGCTACGACGATGCCGATGCGATCGTCGCCTCCGGCGTCACCAACACCAACGGCGACTTCTTCTTCCTCTTCCACGACGACGACCCCACGGGCGTGCTGGCGGAAGGCAAGACGGTCCAGTTCGGCTACGGTGACCTGGCCTCTTTCGAGACCAACGCCACACTGGTCCGCTACTACACGCTGGAGGTCGGGGACCCCCACTACCTGAACCCGTCCGACGAGTTGGTGCTGGACGCGGACCGGACCGGTGACGCGGGCACGCTGGTCTCGCTGGTCCGCTCCTACCAGACCACCGTCAAGCTGATCCGACTGGGGAGCAACGGGCCACCGAGTGACCTGCGCGTGCAACTCCTGCGCGAGCGGCGGCCCACTGCCGTGCCGGCCGAAGAGGGAGTCGGGCCCACGCCGCGGCCGAGCTGGACGCCGTCCGGCGTCCTGGTGCAGTCGGGTAGCCGCGCCTCCTACGCCGTTCTGGGCGAAGCATCGAGCGCGAACCGTGGCGAGGTCACGTTCACGCGCCTGGTACGCAATGTGGGGCCCAACGACCACTACTACGTGCGCGTGTGGAGCGACCCCTCCATGCCGTACGCCTATAGGCCCATTCTGCAGCGCTACGCGCGGTCCTGGCCTCTGGTGATTGGCAGCTCCAAAGCCTACGACGACGCGTACTTCAACGAGCAGTACCGCCTCCTGTCCGACACCCTCACCCTGGTGACCATCCCCGAGGCGCCCAGCTACGTAGGGACGATCCTGCGCGCGGGGACCACGACACCCGTGGGAAAGGCCGCGGTGTTCCTGCGCCAGAACGGGCAGCACGTGCAGGCGCGCTTCCTGGCGGCGTCCGATTCGGGGCGCTTCGTGTTCAAAGATCTGCGGCCCGGCTCGGGGTACGCGGTCGGGGTGTACGCGGCCGGCTTCCAGGCGGACACGTTCCCCGTACCGGCGATCGCGGACGGTCAGCGCGTCGAACACACCCATCTCATGAAGCCGGACGGGCTCGTTCGCGGTCGGGTGGCGGACGAGACGGGTCAGCCCACCTTCGCGCGCGTGCGTGTGGACGACGGTGTGGAAGTGCAGACCCATGCGCTCTTCGGCGCCGCCTCTGGCGACACCCAGGCGCTCTACGTGCCGGGCCTGATCCAGGGCCCCGGCGGGTCCCCGTCGGCCCGTCAGATCGAAGCGGTCGAAACGGCTCTGGCGACCCTACCCGCATCGGCAGCACGGCGAGGGTTCCCTCCACAGCCCGCGGCGCAACTGCTCGTCGCTGAGCTCCCGGTCGTGAGCGGCTGGGAGTTCGAGCTACCCGCCAGCTCGGGTCAGCGCCGCCTGATCGTGGACGCCGGGCCCAAGTACTTCGTCGACACCCTTGCCATCACAGTCCCTGCCGGTGCGTCGGACCTCGGCGTGGTGACGGTGAAGCGGAGGCTCCACCGACTGCGCGTGCGCGTGCTGGATGCCGCAGCGTCGACCCTGAACCGGGCCTGTGCCGGTACGCCGGTCGTGGGCGCCCGGCTCACGCTCGAAGTCGCGGGCGCGCCCTCCACCACGTCGGACCCGGAGGGATGGGCGGAATTCGCCTGGGAAGCGCCCGGCAACGACGTGGGTGTGCGCATCGAAGGGCCCGACGGCGGAGACTGGCTCTATCAGGTGCCCCAGTACTCGGTCCCGGCGGCGCGCGAGTTCGCCGAACGCTGCGCCTATCTGAAGCGCGGGGCCCGCATCGAGGGCACCGTCTGGGCGGACAGCGCCGAGAGCGCGCCCGTTCCCGGGGCGCGGGTCTTCGTGGTCGGATCCGGCCCGAGCTTCGACGTGTTGCAGGACACCACCGACGCCAGCGGACGCTTCCAGATCCGTGGCGTTCCCTCGGGCGGCGTGCTGGTGCGCGCGGGCAAGGCCGGCTCCCAACTCATCGGCGACTCCGTCGTGGTGGCCACCGAGTCAGGTAAGGCCGCGGCCGCCGATTTCCACCTCACAGCGTATGCCGGAATCGACCTGAGCACTTTGCTGGGCTTCCCACTGGAGGTCCATACGCTGGTTCCGGCGTCGAACGGCGTGCGCATCTCGGGCGCTCTGCTGGCGTCGGGCAGCGACCCGGTCTTCGCGAGCGAAGACGCGCACATCGCACTGCCCTTCGACTCCGTGCTGGTGCGGAGCTCAGCCGCCGGTGGCTCCACTCCCGTCGCTGGGCGCGTGCTCCTGTCGCGGGCCGCCTTGGATCTTCGCTTGTACGGTGACGCCGACTTCCTGGCCCGGCAGGCGCGTGCGGGGGGGCTGCTGGTGCGGGACCGTGGCGATGGAGTCGGTGCCCTGGAAGGCGCGGTCGAACTTCTCCCGACCTCCTTCAGCGCGGTCAGCGATGCCGAGTTGCGCTTCGTTGACGCGCAGGGCCAGCCCGTGCCTGTGCATCTGCTGCGGGGCGATGCCACCGGGGCCCAGGCGGCTACGCTGCAGACACTCACGGCAGGCGGCCAGGGTGCCGGTGGCGAGGCGGAGTTCCGCGTCGGCCGCTCGGATGGCGGTGCACTGCCACTGCGTCTGTTCGGGTTCACGGCGGATACGGATCCCACCGCCAGCTCGCTTCGAAACGATGGGGCGCGACTGACGACGACCGTCCACACGCAGATCCCGGGTGCCGGCGATCTCGCGCTACGCCTGCCGTCCCTTCGTGTGGTGCCGGGCCCTGGGAACGGTGTGGTCTATCCCCTTACGGGAGAGCAGACGGTCGAGATGGCCCTGCAAGGTTGGCGACTTCAGGCCGACGCCTGGTCGGTGAGCTCCGGCAAGCTCCTCCTGGCCAAAGGGGCCGTGGTGGCGCCCTTGGTCCCGGGGCAGGCGTCCAGCGTGACCACGTTCCCGTTCCTCGGCATGGGCGTCACGCCCACGACGCTGCAGGGCGGCACATTCGGCCGAGGGCCGGTGCTGCTCTCTGGCATCGTCCCGTTGGGCTTCGCCGAGAATCTGAGCTTCGGGCGCGAGAGCGTGCAGGGCCCGTGGACGTTGCTCGGGGAGGGTGGAGTGGTGGCGGGGCTCCCGGGCTTTGGGGCGGAGGGCAAGCTCACGCTGAACGCGAGCGTGTTCCGTTCGAGCGGAACGCACTCGCTCTCCTTGGACAGCGATCAGACGGTGCGGTTGTTCGAGACTGCGGACTACACCGTGGGCGCCATGGGCTTCAACGAGGCCTCGGTGGGCTTCGCGGGTGGTCTCGACCTGAAGGTGCCGGCGCTGTCTGCGGCAGGGGCGGACGTCTACTACACCTTGGAACAAGGGGAACCCGTCTTCCACCTGACGCCCGTCGACTTCGAGCCGGCGGACGTCAGCGGTGCCAAGCTGCGCCTGACCAAGGGCACGCTCGCGCCCGACGGCTTCCGCGCCGAGGCCCAGGTCTACGTGCCGGGCAAGTTCTCCGTGAAGAGCGAGTTCCTGAGAGCGCCCCGGAGTGGAAGTGACCGCATCGAGGCCACGCCGGCTGCAGATGCCACGTTCGACGTCGGCGAGATCCGGGCTCGCGATCTGGGGGGCGGGGCGCGCGTCGAGAATGGGGCCTGGGTCGTCGATTGGACCGGAACGCTCGCGCTGGGCACGGAGTTGGAAGGGGATCTGTCGGTGAGCGTGCAGGGAGGCAACGTGCTCGCCGGCACCGGTGGGTTCGGCGTGCGTGGCGTCAGCACGCCGCTGGGGGACGTTCAGTTGTTCATCAACTTCGAGGAGCAGCGCTACGAGGGCTCGCTCGAGTTCAGCGGTGCCATCGCGACCGGTCTATCCGCGCAGGGGACCGCGGAGCTGCAGTTCAGCGGTCGGCCAGGGGCGCGCTACTGGTATGTCTTCTCCGGGGCCAACTTCACGCTCAACTCGCCGCACGTGGAGGGCACCGCCGCGTTCATCACTGGAGACGTGGTGCTCCCGCCCGCCCTGCTGCAGAAGGCCAGTGCCTACCTGACCAAGCCCATCCCCTCGTCGTTCCACGACATCGACGGGTTCTATCTCAACGGCCGGGTCACCGTGCCCGTACCCATCTGCCCGTCCGGCAGCTTCGACATCGGTGTCGCCAAGGTCGCCGTGTGGTGTGACGTCTGGGGCGACCTGCGCCTCGGCATGAACTGGCAGAATGCCACGACGCTCTTCGTGGGTAGCGCCACCGGAGCGGACGTGGGCGTATCGGCCAAGTTCGGTCTGGGCCTCTGCGTGAGCGTGTGGGGACAGGCGCTCTACGAGCTGGGTGCGCAGGGCTCCTACCGCTCGGACGGCGCCTGGTACGTGCAGGGCGGGACCAGCCTCGATCTCAGGGGCGGCGCCAGCTACGGCGTGGGCGTCGACGACTTCTGCCTGGACAAATCCAAGTCGTTCACCATCGGCCTCGGTGCGGATGCCCAGCTCGGCTACAACTGGGATACCGACACCGGGTCGTACTTCCGGATCTACTACCGATGA
- a CDS encoding fibronectin type III domain-containing protein, which yields MRRIGWLLLGAALCVPRPVRAQSAADSLAFAGPRGIYVWTGGTAVSTEHPVDGIVARRIERRRVGESTWVQVADVAAVPTAETFFSLLAEDTRSQVRDILEQPDDASVWAFIAANPTVDALAGILADDRIRLALGFYGLDADVRSGERYEYRIRDVDASGTLSNERVTTPVGFPSEVTFAPIVGLGGQARDSVAVSYWHLERGHTGRFLEVWRREGLAGEYQMIDSIGALILVGDSLRARYEDHAVRPEGTYQYFLVPRDLFFNRGPASDTTTLYASDAAALTAPTALRVESVDTVGLVVRWSFRERERIRAFRVERAPALEGPWTHVGEVPPGDSSWTDVSAEPGRAHYYRLRVVGPRGEIGPPTATTFGLSRTLTPPTAPYGVRATGREGGGVEIVWFRSAETDLRGYVVARASGGIEAAAEVPALTTVSDVLGPDDTVFVDSVSVFDAGRAYTYLVRAISVSEVPGEWGLSDPVVGRAVGPPGAPTALDAWVDGDSVELGWNAPVPRMPGVRYRVYRRVAAVRDTTWVDVTGDTLALNANRFRDRGLDPGRLYEYSVRAEWLGAGAGPYALPLRVEVPRALPVPPGNLRASRGGDGIVLEWDPVDGPPAVVRVHRSAGAGRSEVVGEVPLEALTWTDARARAGVRYFYFVTVVRGDVEGPASAAVSGRR from the coding sequence ATGAGACGGATCGGCTGGCTTCTTCTGGGTGCGGCTCTGTGCGTGCCACGACCGGTGCGTGCGCAGAGCGCCGCGGATTCGCTGGCGTTCGCCGGACCTCGTGGGATCTACGTCTGGACTGGAGGCACGGCCGTGTCCACGGAGCATCCCGTGGACGGGATCGTCGCCCGCCGTATCGAGCGGCGCCGCGTCGGGGAGTCCACCTGGGTACAGGTGGCGGACGTGGCCGCGGTACCCACGGCCGAGACGTTCTTTTCGCTGCTCGCCGAGGATACACGCAGTCAGGTCCGGGACATCCTGGAACAGCCGGACGACGCCTCCGTCTGGGCGTTCATCGCGGCCAACCCCACGGTGGATGCGCTGGCGGGCATCCTGGCGGATGACCGGATTCGACTGGCGTTGGGCTTCTACGGCCTGGACGCGGACGTACGGAGCGGTGAGCGCTACGAGTACCGCATCCGGGACGTGGACGCTTCGGGAACGCTCTCCAACGAACGCGTCACCACACCCGTGGGCTTCCCATCCGAAGTGACCTTTGCGCCGATCGTGGGGCTGGGTGGGCAGGCGCGCGACTCGGTCGCGGTGTCGTACTGGCATCTGGAGCGAGGGCATACCGGCCGCTTCCTGGAGGTGTGGCGCCGAGAGGGGTTGGCCGGAGAGTACCAGATGATCGACTCCATCGGGGCGCTGATCCTGGTGGGTGATTCCCTGCGGGCGCGCTACGAGGATCACGCGGTGCGGCCCGAGGGCACCTACCAGTACTTCCTGGTGCCGCGCGACTTGTTCTTCAATCGCGGGCCGGCCTCGGACACGACGACGCTCTACGCGTCCGACGCGGCTGCCCTCACCGCCCCCACGGCCCTACGGGTCGAGTCCGTGGACACTGTGGGTTTGGTGGTCCGTTGGAGCTTCAGGGAGCGCGAGCGCATCCGCGCGTTTCGCGTCGAGCGCGCGCCGGCCCTGGAGGGCCCCTGGACCCACGTGGGGGAGGTGCCGCCTGGAGACTCGTCGTGGACGGATGTCTCCGCCGAGCCCGGCCGGGCACACTACTACCGCCTTCGCGTGGTCGGCCCACGCGGAGAGATCGGACCACCGACGGCCACGACGTTCGGGCTGTCGCGTACGCTCACTCCGCCGACCGCACCGTATGGGGTGCGGGCGACCGGCCGGGAGGGTGGTGGCGTCGAGATCGTCTGGTTCCGGAGCGCGGAGACCGACCTGCGCGGCTACGTCGTCGCTCGTGCCAGTGGAGGCATCGAGGCCGCCGCGGAAGTTCCGGCACTCACGACCGTAAGCGACGTGCTGGGGCCCGACGACACCGTGTTCGTCGATTCGGTCTCGGTCTTCGACGCGGGGCGCGCGTATACGTACCTGGTGCGGGCCATCAGCGTGAGCGAGGTGCCCGGCGAGTGGGGCCTCTCCGACCCGGTGGTGGGGCGGGCGGTTGGGCCGCCGGGTGCGCCTACCGCTCTCGACGCGTGGGTGGACGGTGACAGCGTCGAGCTCGGGTGGAACGCACCGGTGCCACGGATGCCCGGGGTGCGCTACCGCGTGTACCGACGGGTAGCCGCGGTCCGCGACACGACCTGGGTGGACGTAACGGGCGATACGCTCGCTCTGAACGCCAACCGCTTCCGCGATCGCGGGCTCGATCCGGGCCGACTGTACGAGTATTCCGTACGGGCCGAGTGGCTGGGGGCCGGTGCCGGTCCCTACGCGCTGCCCCTGCGCGTCGAGGTTCCGCGGGCGCTCCCCGTCCCACCCGGCAACCTACGCGCCTCGCGCGGCGGAGACGGGATCGTGCTGGAATGGGACCCTGTCGACGGTCCGCCCGCGGTCGTGCGCGTACATCGCTCGGCCGGAGCGGGTCGGTCCGAAGTCGTCGGGGAGGTGCCTCTGGAGGCGCTCACCTGGACCGATGCCCGTGCGCGTGCCGGAGTGCGGTACTTCTACTTTGTCACGGTCGTGCGGGGCGACGTCGAGGGGCCGGCTTCGGCGGCAGTGAGCGGGCGGCGATGA